The sequence CCGCCGGAGGGCTGTACAACCCGGCATACGAGCACGATGCCTGTGGCGTCGCGTTCGTCGCGACGCTTCGCGGCACCGCCGGCCGCGACATCGTCGATGCGGGGCTGACGGCGCTGAAGAACCTCGAGCACCGAGGCGCCGTCGGCGCCGAGACCGAGACCGGCGACGGCGCGGGCATCCTCACCCAGGTCCCGGACGCCTTCCTGCGCGAGGTCGTGGACTTCGAGCTGCCCGCAGCGGGGGAGTACGGCGTCGGGATCGCCTTCCTCACGCCCGGCTCGGAGGACATCGAGGTGTCGATCGTCGAGGACGCCGCCGCCGTCGAGGGCGTGACCGTGCTCGGCTGGCGCGACGTCCCCGCGGACCTGTCGACGCTCGGGCCGTCCGCGCGCGCCGCGGCGCCGGTGTTCCGTCAGATCTTCCTCGCGTGCGACGGGCTGTCCGGCATCGAGCTCGACCGCCGCCTGTACCGCACGCGGCGCCGCTTCGAGCAGGGCGGCGGGCCCTTCTTCGCCTCCCTGTCCTCGCGCACGCTGACCTACAAGGGCATGCTGACCACGTATCAGCTCGAGCAGGTCTTCCCCGACCTGCTGCACCCGTCGTTCGCCTCCGAGCTCGCGCTGGTCCACTCGCGCTTCTCCACCAACACGTTCCCGTCGTGGCCGCTCGCGCAGCCGCTGCGCCTGATCGCGCACAACGGCGAGATCAACACCGTGCAGGGGAACCGCAACTGGATGGCGGCCAAGGAGGGGATGCTGCAGTCGGACCTCCTCGGCGATCTCTCCGAGCTCGGCACCACGTGCACCAACGGCGCCTCCGACACCGCGTCCTTCGACGAGGTGCTCGAGCTGCTCCACCTCGGCGGACGCTCGCTGCCGCACGCCGTGCTGATGATGATCCCCGAGGCGTGGCAGAACAACCCGCACATGGACCCGGCCCGCCGCGCGTTCTACGAGTACCACTCGACGCTCATGGAGCCCTGGGACGGCCCGGCCGCGCTCCACTTCACCGATGGCACGCTCATCGGCGCCACGCTCGACCGCAACGGCCTGCGCCCCGGTCGCTTCTGGCTGACGGAGGACGGCCTGGTCGTGTGCGGCTCCGAGGCGGGCCTGCTCGACATCGACCCCGCCAAGGTTGTGCGCAAGGGCCGCCTGCAGCCCGGCCGCATGCTGCTCGTCGACACGGCCAAGGGCCGCATCGTCGAGGACGAGGAGATCAAGGCGCAGCTCGCCGCTGAGCACCCGTACGGGGAGTGGATCGAGAAGCACGCCATCCACCTCTCCGAGGTGCCGGACCGCGAGCACATCTCTCACTCGACGCGCTCCGTGCAGCGTCGTCAGCGCGCCTTCGGCTACACCGAGGAGGAGCTCAAGATCCTCCTCGCGCCGATGGCGATGAACGCGATCGAGCCGATCGGCGCCATGGGTTCCGACACCCCGATCGCCGTGCTGTCGAAGCGCCCGCGCCTGCTGTTCGACTACTTCGTGCAGATGTTCGCGCAGGTGACCAACCCGCCGCTCGACTCGATCCGCGAGGAGATCGTCACCTCGATCGGCGGCGCGGTCGGGCCCGAGCCGAACCTGCTCGCGGCCCTGCCCGAGCACGCGCGCAAGATCATGCTCGACTTCCCGGTCATCGACAACGACGAGCTCGCCAAGATCGCGCACATCGACGCTGACCCGCGCCTCAAGGGTGTGTTCTCTGCCCGCAAGATCCGGGGCCTGTACCGGGTGGCAGACGGCGCCGAGGGGCTCGAGTCGCGCCTCAAGGAGATCTTCGACGAGTGCGACCAGGCGCTCGCCGACGGCGTCTCGTTCCTGATCCTGTCCGACCGCGACGCGAACAAGGACCTCGCGCCGATCCCCTCGCTGCTGCTCAGCTCCGCGGTCCACCACCACATGGTGCGTCACCACACCCGCACGCAGATCACGATCATCGTCGAGGCCGGCGATGTGCGCGAGGTGCATCACGTCGCGCTGCTGATCGGCTACGGCGCAGGCGCGGTCAACCCGTACCTCGCCATGGAGACGGTCGAGGACCTCGCGAAGCGGGGCTACCTCGGTGACGTCGACGGCGAGAAGGCCGTCAAGAACCTCATCAAGGCGCTCGGCAAGGGCGTGCTCAAGATCATGTCGAAGATGGGCATCTCGACCATCGCCTCCTACCGCGGGGCGCAGGTGTTCGAGGCCGTCGGGCTGTCGCGCGAGCTCGTGGACCGTCACTTCGTCGGCACGCCGAGCCAGATCGACGGCGTCGCGCTCGACGTCATCGCGCAGGAGGTCGCCCAGCGGCATGCCGACGCCTACCCGGCCTCGGGCGAGCTGCCGGCCCACCAGCGCCTGAACACCGGTGGCGAGTACCAGTGGCGCCGCGACGGCGAGGAGCACCTCTTCGACCCGGAGACGGTGTTCAAGCTTCAGCACTCGACGCGCACGCGCCGCTATGACCTCTTCCGGGAGTACACGGACCGCGTCGACGACCAGTCCAAGCGCGCGATGACACTGCGCGGGCTGCTCGACTTCGCGAGCGACCGTCCTGCGGTGCCGATCGACGAGGTCGAGTCGGTCGCGGACATCGTCAAGCGCTTCAGCACGGGCGCCATGTCGTACGGCTCCATCTCTCAGGAGGCGCATGAGACGCTTGCGATCGCCATGAACCGGCTCGGCGCCAAGTCCAACACGGGCGAGGGCGGCGAGGCGCCGGAGCGCCTCATGGACCCCGAGCGTCGCTCGGCGATCAAGCAGGTGGCCTCGGGCCGCTTCGGCGTGACGAGCGAGTACCTCGTGAACGCGGACGACATCCAGATCAAGCTCGCGCAGGGCGCCAAGCCCGGCGAGGGTGGTCAGCTCCCGGGCACGAAGGTGTACCCGTGGGTCGCAGAGACTCGTCACTCGACGCCCGGCGTCGGCCTCATCTCGCCGCCGCCGCACCACGACATCTACTCGATCGAGGACCTCAAGCAGCTCATCCACGATCTGAAGAACGCGAACCCCGTCGCACGCATCCACACCAAGCTGGTGTCGGAGGTCGGCGTCGGCACGATCGCGGCGGGTGTGGCCAAGTGCAAGTCCGACGTCGTCCTGATCTCGGGGCACGACGGCGGTACCGGCGCGAGCCCGCTGAACTCGC comes from Demequina sp. NBRC 110054 and encodes:
- the gltB gene encoding glutamate synthase large subunit translates to MASLLSAPQPAGGLYNPAYEHDACGVAFVATLRGTAGRDIVDAGLTALKNLEHRGAVGAETETGDGAGILTQVPDAFLREVVDFELPAAGEYGVGIAFLTPGSEDIEVSIVEDAAAVEGVTVLGWRDVPADLSTLGPSARAAAPVFRQIFLACDGLSGIELDRRLYRTRRRFEQGGGPFFASLSSRTLTYKGMLTTYQLEQVFPDLLHPSFASELALVHSRFSTNTFPSWPLAQPLRLIAHNGEINTVQGNRNWMAAKEGMLQSDLLGDLSELGTTCTNGASDTASFDEVLELLHLGGRSLPHAVLMMIPEAWQNNPHMDPARRAFYEYHSTLMEPWDGPAALHFTDGTLIGATLDRNGLRPGRFWLTEDGLVVCGSEAGLLDIDPAKVVRKGRLQPGRMLLVDTAKGRIVEDEEIKAQLAAEHPYGEWIEKHAIHLSEVPDREHISHSTRSVQRRQRAFGYTEEELKILLAPMAMNAIEPIGAMGSDTPIAVLSKRPRLLFDYFVQMFAQVTNPPLDSIREEIVTSIGGAVGPEPNLLAALPEHARKIMLDFPVIDNDELAKIAHIDADPRLKGVFSARKIRGLYRVADGAEGLESRLKEIFDECDQALADGVSFLILSDRDANKDLAPIPSLLLSSAVHHHMVRHHTRTQITIIVEAGDVREVHHVALLIGYGAGAVNPYLAMETVEDLAKRGYLGDVDGEKAVKNLIKALGKGVLKIMSKMGISTIASYRGAQVFEAVGLSRELVDRHFVGTPSQIDGVALDVIAQEVAQRHADAYPASGELPAHQRLNTGGEYQWRRDGEEHLFDPETVFKLQHSTRTRRYDLFREYTDRVDDQSKRAMTLRGLLDFASDRPAVPIDEVESVADIVKRFSTGAMSYGSISQEAHETLAIAMNRLGAKSNTGEGGEAPERLMDPERRSAIKQVASGRFGVTSEYLVNADDIQIKLAQGAKPGEGGQLPGTKVYPWVAETRHSTPGVGLISPPPHHDIYSIEDLKQLIHDLKNANPVARIHTKLVSEVGVGTIAAGVAKCKSDVVLISGHDGGTGASPLNSLKHAGAPWEIGLADTQQTLVLNDLRDRIVVQVDGQLKTGRDVVVAALLGAEEFGFATAPLVVSGCVMMRVCHMDTCPVGVATQNPELRERFTGKPEFVETFFEFIAEQVREHLAALGFRSIAEAVGHVEALETRAAITHWKAKGLDLSPVLARPTDGAALINATTQDHGLAEALDQQLIAQAQPALDHGEKVAIELPIRNVHRTVGTMLGYELTRSHGGAGLPDDTIDVTFTGSAGQSFGAFVPKGITLRLEGDANDYVGKGLSGGRIVVRPPREAMLDDSKDVIAGNVIGYGGTSGEILLRGVVGERFLVRNSGLTAVVEGVGDHALEYMTGGTALILGRIGRNLGAGMSGGTAYVLDLRTERVNREALASGELTLSPLDAEDETIVRGLIERHVEQTSSPFGKELLSSWDESVTRFTRVLPAQYARVRDALAEIEAQGGDLTAPGAWADFLEVTGG